In Candidatus Desulforudis audaxviator MP104C, a genomic segment contains:
- the uvrB gene encoding excinuclease ABC subunit UvrB: MPPFKLVSDYVPRGDQPQAIENLVRGLERGLRHQVLLGVTGSGKTYTMAQVISRVQRPTLVIAPNKTLAAQLCAEFKEFFPENAVEYFVSYYDYYQPEAYLPSSDMYIEKDASINEEIDKLRHSATSSLFERRDVIIVASVSCIYGLGDPEEYRNLVVSLRRNGGYDRDAVLRKLVSIQYERNDINFGRGRFRVRGDVLEVFPAASGERALRIEFFGDEVERILEFDALTGEVLGERQHVSILPASHYATSKDRLDRAVTAIETELTERLAELRAANKLLEAQRLEQRTNYDLEMLRELGYCKGIENYSRHLTGREPGAPPFTLLDYFPDDLLIIVDESHITIPQIGGMYEGDRSRKVALVEHGFRLPSAFDNRPLTFSEFMARVRQGVYVSATPGPWELKHSAAVVEQIVRPTGLVDPEMVVRPTRGQIDDLLGEIRQRVARNERVLVTTLTKRMAEDLCDYFRELGLKVRYLHSEINTLERMEILRDLRLGTFDVLVGINLLREGLDLPEVSLVAVLDADKEGYLRSERSLIQTAGRAARNLNGKVILYADQITGSMRRALDETERRRERQMAFNRAHGITPQTVQKAVRSVIEATRAAETQAPYYAVSEKRLTRSELKKLIARLEKDMRYAARHLEFERAAQLRDALIELRLQLQPKGVRSLRPAVGDEPE, from the coding sequence GTGCCCCCTTTTAAACTCGTATCCGACTATGTGCCCCGGGGCGACCAGCCCCAGGCGATCGAAAACCTGGTCCGCGGCCTAGAAAGGGGCCTGCGGCACCAGGTGCTGCTGGGGGTGACCGGCTCCGGAAAGACCTATACCATGGCCCAGGTGATCAGCAGGGTTCAGCGGCCGACCCTAGTGATTGCGCCGAACAAGACTTTGGCCGCGCAGCTTTGCGCGGAGTTCAAGGAGTTTTTCCCCGAGAACGCGGTGGAGTACTTCGTGAGTTACTACGACTACTACCAGCCGGAGGCCTACCTCCCGTCCTCGGACATGTATATCGAGAAGGACGCCTCGATCAACGAGGAGATCGACAAGCTCCGCCACTCGGCGACTTCGTCCCTGTTCGAGCGGCGGGACGTGATCATCGTGGCCTCGGTGTCCTGCATCTACGGCCTGGGCGACCCGGAGGAATACCGGAACCTGGTCGTTTCCCTGCGCCGGAACGGCGGCTACGACCGGGACGCGGTGCTCCGGAAGCTGGTAAGCATCCAGTACGAACGGAACGACATCAATTTCGGGCGCGGCCGGTTCCGGGTGCGTGGCGACGTGCTGGAGGTCTTTCCGGCCGCCTCCGGGGAGCGGGCGCTCCGGATCGAGTTCTTCGGTGACGAGGTGGAGCGGATCCTGGAATTCGACGCCCTGACCGGGGAAGTGCTGGGGGAACGGCAGCACGTCTCCATCCTGCCGGCCAGCCACTACGCCACCTCCAAGGACCGGCTGGACAGGGCGGTCACGGCCATCGAAACGGAACTGACCGAGCGCCTGGCCGAACTCCGGGCGGCGAACAAGCTTCTGGAGGCCCAGCGCCTGGAGCAGCGCACGAACTACGACCTGGAAATGTTGCGGGAACTGGGTTACTGCAAGGGCATCGAGAACTACTCCCGCCACCTGACCGGGCGGGAACCGGGAGCGCCGCCCTTTACCCTGCTCGACTACTTCCCTGACGACCTGCTGATCATAGTGGACGAGTCGCACATCACCATCCCCCAGATCGGAGGTATGTACGAGGGCGACCGCTCACGCAAGGTGGCCTTGGTGGAACACGGTTTTAGGCTGCCGTCGGCCTTCGACAACCGGCCCCTGACCTTCTCGGAGTTCATGGCCCGGGTCCGGCAGGGGGTGTATGTTTCGGCTACTCCCGGCCCATGGGAACTGAAACACAGCGCGGCGGTAGTGGAACAGATCGTGCGCCCGACGGGGCTGGTGGACCCGGAGATGGTGGTCCGGCCCACCCGGGGCCAGATCGACGACCTCTTGGGCGAGATCCGGCAACGGGTGGCGAGAAACGAGCGGGTGCTGGTCACCACCCTGACCAAACGGATGGCCGAGGACCTATGCGACTACTTCCGGGAACTGGGCCTGAAGGTCCGGTACCTGCACTCGGAGATCAACACCCTGGAGCGGATGGAGATCCTGCGCGACCTGCGCCTGGGGACCTTTGACGTCCTGGTGGGGATCAACCTGCTGCGGGAGGGGCTGGACCTGCCCGAGGTGAGCCTGGTGGCTGTTCTGGACGCCGACAAGGAGGGGTACCTCCGGTCCGAGCGGTCCCTGATCCAGACGGCGGGGCGGGCGGCCCGGAACCTGAACGGGAAAGTGATCCTGTACGCCGACCAGATCACCGGATCCATGCGGCGCGCGCTGGACGAGACCGAACGGCGCCGTGAGCGTCAGATGGCCTTCAACCGGGCGCACGGCATTACCCCGCAGACCGTGCAGAAGGCGGTGCGGAGCGTGATCGAGGCCACCCGGGCGGCCGAAACCCAAGCGCCCTACTACGCGGTGAGCGAGAAACGGCTGACCAGAAGCGAACTGAAGAAACTGATCGCCAGGCTGGAGAAGGACATGCGGTACGCGGCCCGGCATCTCGAGTTCGAGCGGGCGGCCCAGCTGCGCGACGCCCTGATTGAACTCCGGCTGCAGCTTCAGCCCAAAGGCGTCCGCTCGCTCCGCCCGGCGGTCGGCGACGAACCGGAGTAG
- a CDS encoding DUF2508 family protein translates to MLSMRGPEPNPLLEAIEKAREECKEAEMMLTHAEPDFIDHAVNRINAARSQLEALIRAAKKQGLQAWAELRPLAEYRPDEDEEALKNKKPTSMGGQLKSFFRGTISR, encoded by the coding sequence ATGCTTTCCATGAGGGGCCCAGAGCCGAACCCGCTCCTGGAGGCCATTGAAAAGGCCCGGGAGGAGTGCAAAGAGGCGGAAATGATGCTTACTCACGCCGAACCGGACTTCATCGACCACGCGGTGAACCGGATCAACGCCGCCCGCAGTCAGCTCGAGGCCCTGATCCGGGCCGCCAAGAAGCAGGGGCTCCAAGCGTGGGCGGAACTCCGGCCGCTGGCCGAATATCGGCCGGACGAGGACGAAGAAGCGTTGAAAAACAAAAAGCCCACTTCCATGGGCGGTCAGCTCAAATCGTTTTTCAGGGGCACGATCTCACGATAG
- a CDS encoding sugar ABC transporter substrate-binding protein codes for MPRTKTTIVLLLIAFVLLGTGGCGLLNRGGAARPAERPLAVAYSIADERRDGNQVIKRLVQERAGTDERVRITWRDAEGDARRQEKDVEQFIEQKVDAVVIQFVEPQMGPGIVRRLAMNRIRVVALETFAPDAPLDAYVASEQVRAGEHQARFVVRNLPAGAPGRVLVLGGDPTDPISRNIIEGFTAFMEGQPGFAVELREHPQGDPGRAAASVHEALATGPLGAVLAVDSRMAVSAVEVLRQRGLLNEVMTVGVGADRTAAEALVAGDHDAEVDVRPDLLAQFSYDAAVGLARDGHWAYETQITSGDYTVPARMVPVRLVQGNNTFLLREYYGDLTRGGGQQGGKERQGGGGQGQGQQGGGQQQGQQQGQQQQQPMTKLMIKTQDGKTVEIDVPGEIKSIEAQRQGGQQGGQNGGQGGGQGGGS; via the coding sequence GTGCCCAGAACTAAAACAACTATTGTCCTGCTCCTGATCGCTTTTGTCCTGCTGGGAACCGGCGGCTGTGGCCTCCTGAACCGGGGCGGCGCGGCCCGCCCGGCTGAGCGCCCGCTGGCGGTGGCCTACAGTATCGCGGACGAGCGGCGGGACGGAAACCAGGTGATCAAACGCCTCGTTCAGGAACGGGCGGGGACCGACGAGCGGGTCCGGATCACCTGGCGGGACGCGGAAGGCGACGCCCGCCGCCAGGAGAAAGACGTGGAGCAGTTTATCGAGCAGAAGGTCGACGCGGTGGTGATCCAATTTGTGGAGCCGCAGATGGGTCCGGGCATCGTCCGCCGCCTGGCGATGAACCGGATCAGGGTGGTGGCGCTGGAGACCTTTGCCCCGGACGCGCCGCTCGACGCCTACGTGGCTTCCGAACAGGTCCGGGCCGGGGAACACCAGGCCCGTTTCGTGGTGCGCAACCTGCCGGCGGGGGCGCCGGGCCGGGTGCTGGTTCTGGGCGGGGACCCGACGGACCCGATCTCTCGCAACATCATCGAGGGCTTCACCGCCTTTATGGAGGGGCAACCCGGATTCGCGGTCGAACTGCGAGAGCATCCCCAGGGTGACCCCGGCCGGGCGGCCGCCAGCGTGCACGAAGCGCTGGCGACTGGCCCGCTGGGGGCCGTGCTGGCCGTTGACAGCCGGATGGCGGTCAGCGCGGTGGAGGTGCTCCGGCAGCGGGGCCTGCTGAATGAAGTGATGACCGTGGGCGTCGGCGCCGACCGGACGGCGGCGGAAGCTCTGGTCGCCGGGGACCACGACGCCGAGGTCGACGTCCGGCCGGACCTGCTGGCCCAATTTAGTTACGACGCCGCCGTCGGCCTGGCCCGGGACGGGCACTGGGCGTACGAGACGCAGATCACCAGCGGGGATTACACCGTGCCGGCCCGCATGGTGCCGGTGCGCCTTGTGCAGGGAAACAACACCTTCCTGCTGCGGGAGTACTACGGCGACCTGACCCGGGGCGGCGGTCAGCAGGGAGGCAAGGAGCGTCAGGGTGGTGGAGGCCAGGGGCAAGGACAACAGGGTGGGGGTCAGCAACAGGGGCAGCAGCAGGGACAGCAGCAACAGCAGCCGATGACCAAGCTGATGATCAAGACTCAGGACGGTAAGACGGTGGAAATCGACGTTCCGGGCGAAATTAAGAGCATCGAGGCCCAGCGGCAGGGCGGCCAGCAAGGAGGTCAAAACGGCGGCCAGGGCGGCGGCCAGGGCGGCGGCTCCTAA
- the uvrA gene encoding excinuclease ABC subunit UvrA, whose product MQDKIVVRGARVHNLKNIVVEIPRNKLVVLTGLSGSGKSSLAFDTIYAEGQRRYVESLSAYARQFLGQMDKPDVDYIEGLSPAISIDQKTRSHNPRSTVGTVTEIYDYLRLLFARVGRPHCPHCGHPISSQTVEQMVDQVMALGEGTRLQILAPVVRGKKGEHVRVLEEARRGGFVRMRIDGEMREIGEDISLDRNKKHTIEIVVDRLVVKPGLEPRLADSLETALKQTGGLAVCAVIDGPEIVFSQNFACVDCGFSFSEITPRLFSFNSPVGACPTCTGLGSRLEVDVDLVIPDRNKTLYEGAVAAWAWWTRGYHILEGLARHYGFSLQVPVRELDPDHLDIILYGTGGTRISFSYRDMTGRLRRYTAPFEGVVSFLSRKHRETTSDHVREETERMMRTRPCPDCGGRRLKPEALAVKVGGKSIAEVAALSITAADRFFAGLNLTARETLIGQRVLKELRARLGFLVNVGLDYLTLDRQAATLSGGEAQRIRLATQIGSGLVGVLYILDEPSIGLHPRDNGRLLDTLKQLRDLGNTLIVVEHDEETIRAADHIIDIGPGAGLDGGRVVAAGTLREITGTDASITGQYLAGRKFIAVPPARRAPGERWVEVIGAREHNLNNIDVPFPLGVFTCVTGVSGSGKSTLVNEILNKALAAALHGTRTHPGVHDEIRGTEHLDKVINVDQSPIGRTPRSNPATYTGVFTDIRELFALTPEARMRGYKPGRFSFNVRGGRCEACRGDGIIRIEMHFLPDVYVPCEVCGGRRYNRETLDVRYKGRTIADVLDMTVDQAAEFFAPVPKIYRRLCTLQDVGLGYIRLGQPATTLSGGEAQRVKLAAELSRRATGRTLYILDEPTTGLHFADIKKLLQVLQRLVDAGNTVIVIEHNLDVIKTADYIIDLGPEGGDRGGRVVATGTPEEVAAQAESYTGRFLRRVLDRTPGRAAAEA is encoded by the coding sequence ATGCAGGACAAAATCGTCGTTCGCGGCGCGCGCGTACACAACCTGAAGAACATCGTCGTGGAGATCCCCCGGAACAAGCTGGTTGTACTGACCGGTTTGTCCGGAAGCGGGAAGTCTTCGCTGGCTTTTGACACCATCTACGCCGAAGGGCAGCGCCGCTACGTGGAGTCACTGTCGGCCTACGCACGGCAGTTCCTGGGCCAGATGGACAAACCCGACGTCGACTACATCGAGGGCCTGTCCCCGGCCATCTCCATCGACCAGAAAACCCGTTCGCACAACCCCCGGTCCACGGTGGGCACCGTGACCGAGATTTACGACTATCTGCGGCTGCTGTTCGCCCGGGTGGGACGGCCCCACTGCCCGCATTGCGGCCATCCGATCAGTAGCCAGACGGTGGAGCAGATGGTCGACCAGGTGATGGCGCTGGGGGAGGGCACCCGCCTGCAGATCCTGGCCCCGGTCGTCCGGGGCAAGAAGGGCGAACACGTGCGGGTGCTGGAGGAGGCCCGGCGCGGCGGGTTTGTCCGGATGCGCATCGACGGGGAAATGCGGGAGATCGGCGAGGATATCAGCCTCGACCGCAACAAGAAGCACACCATCGAGATCGTCGTCGACCGGTTGGTGGTCAAGCCGGGCCTGGAGCCCCGGCTGGCCGACTCCCTGGAGACGGCCCTGAAGCAGACCGGCGGCCTGGCCGTCTGCGCTGTCATTGACGGGCCGGAGATCGTGTTCAGCCAGAATTTCGCCTGCGTGGACTGCGGTTTCAGCTTCAGCGAGATCACGCCGCGCCTGTTTTCCTTCAACAGCCCGGTGGGGGCCTGCCCGACGTGCACCGGCCTGGGCAGCCGCCTGGAGGTCGACGTCGACCTGGTTATCCCCGACCGGAACAAGACCTTGTACGAAGGCGCCGTGGCCGCCTGGGCCTGGTGGACCCGGGGTTACCACATCCTTGAGGGCCTGGCCCGGCACTACGGGTTCAGCCTGCAGGTCCCGGTGCGGGAGCTTGACCCGGACCACCTGGACATCATTCTGTACGGCACCGGCGGGACCCGCATCTCCTTCAGCTACCGGGACATGACCGGGCGCTTGCGCCGCTATACCGCGCCGTTTGAAGGGGTGGTGTCCTTCCTGAGTCGCAAGCACCGGGAGACCACCTCCGACCACGTCCGCGAGGAGACCGAGCGGATGATGCGCACCAGGCCCTGTCCGGACTGCGGGGGGCGCCGGTTGAAGCCGGAGGCGCTGGCCGTCAAGGTGGGCGGAAAATCGATCGCCGAGGTGGCCGCGCTGTCGATTACCGCGGCCGACCGGTTTTTTGCCGGCTTAAACCTGACCGCCCGGGAGACGCTGATCGGGCAGCGGGTGCTCAAGGAACTGCGGGCCCGGCTGGGTTTCCTGGTCAACGTCGGCCTGGACTACCTGACCCTGGACCGCCAGGCGGCCACGCTGTCGGGCGGTGAGGCCCAGCGGATCCGGCTGGCCACCCAGATCGGTTCCGGCCTGGTGGGGGTGCTCTACATCCTGGACGAGCCGAGCATCGGGCTGCACCCCCGGGACAACGGACGGCTCCTGGACACCCTGAAGCAGCTGCGCGACCTGGGGAACACCCTGATCGTCGTCGAACACGACGAGGAGACCATCCGGGCCGCCGACCACATCATCGACATCGGCCCCGGCGCCGGGCTGGACGGCGGCCGGGTGGTGGCGGCGGGCACCCTGCGGGAGATCACCGGCACGGACGCTTCCATCACCGGGCAGTACCTGGCCGGCCGGAAGTTTATCGCGGTGCCCCCGGCGCGCCGGGCTCCCGGAGAACGGTGGGTCGAGGTCATCGGGGCGCGTGAGCACAATCTGAACAACATCGACGTGCCCTTTCCGCTGGGCGTGTTCACATGCGTCACTGGGGTATCCGGTTCCGGGAAGAGCACCCTGGTGAACGAAATTCTGAACAAGGCGCTGGCCGCCGCCCTGCACGGCACCCGGACCCACCCGGGGGTGCACGACGAAATCCGGGGCACGGAGCATCTGGACAAAGTGATCAACGTCGACCAGTCGCCGATCGGCCGGACCCCCCGTTCGAACCCGGCCACCTACACCGGGGTGTTCACCGATATCCGGGAGCTTTTCGCGCTCACCCCGGAGGCCCGGATGCGCGGTTACAAGCCCGGCCGGTTCAGCTTCAACGTCCGGGGCGGGCGCTGCGAGGCCTGCCGGGGCGACGGGATCATCCGGATCGAGATGCACTTTCTGCCCGACGTCTATGTGCCCTGCGAGGTGTGCGGGGGACGCCGGTACAACCGGGAGACGCTGGACGTCCGGTACAAGGGGCGGACCATCGCCGACGTCCTGGACATGACGGTGGACCAGGCCGCCGAGTTCTTCGCGCCGGTCCCGAAGATCTACCGCCGCCTGTGCACCCTGCAGGACGTGGGCCTGGGCTACATCCGCCTCGGCCAGCCGGCCACCACGCTCTCGGGCGGCGAAGCCCAACGGGTGAAGCTGGCCGCCGAACTTTCCCGGCGGGCGACCGGACGGACGCTGTACATCCTGGACGAGCCCACCACCGGGCTGCATTTCGCGGACATCAAGAAGCTTTTGCAGGTGTTGCAGCGCTTGGTGGACGCCGGGAACACGGTAATCGTGATCGAACACAACCTGGACGTGATCAAAACAGCCGACTACATCATCGACCTTGGTCCCGAAGGCGGGGACCGGGGCGGCCGGGTGGTGGCCACCGGCACTCCCGAAGAAGTGGCGGCCCAGGCTGAATCTTACACCGGCCGGTTCCTGCGGCGTGTGTTGGACCGGACCCCCGGCCGCGCCGCCGCCGAAGCCTGA